From the Burkholderia glumae LMG 2196 = ATCC 33617 genome, one window contains:
- a CDS encoding ABC transporter ATP-binding protein: MNSQSRMPLTGAPSAVAPADAAANFVQIVDVVKQFGETTAVRQVNLSVGKGELFALLGSSGCGKSTLLRMLAGLETCTSGKILIDGEDLAQLPPYRRPVNMMFQSYALFPHMTVEANVAYGLRQEGVRKAELKERVRDALELVQMSRYAGRKPYQLSGGQQQRVALARSLVKRPKLLLLDEPMSALDKQIRQRTQIELVNILDKVGVTCIMVTHDQEEAMTMANRIAVMSEGEIVQIGAPREVYEYPNSRFSAEFIGSTNLFEGKVVEDEPDYVFIESPDLPCRMHVSHGITGPLGMAVTVSVRPERIALTRKPGEGAYNWAHGVVTNVAYMGGYSLYHIKLDSGKTVIANVTSLALSEIDTPQWNDEIYVRWSASAGVVLTS; encoded by the coding sequence ATGAATAGCCAGTCGCGCATGCCGCTAACCGGCGCACCGTCCGCCGTCGCACCGGCCGACGCCGCCGCGAATTTCGTGCAGATCGTCGACGTAGTCAAGCAATTCGGCGAGACCACTGCGGTGCGTCAGGTCAATCTGTCGGTCGGCAAGGGCGAACTGTTCGCGCTGCTCGGCAGTTCCGGCTGCGGCAAGTCCACGCTGCTGCGCATGCTCGCCGGCCTCGAGACCTGCACCTCGGGCAAGATCCTGATCGACGGCGAGGATCTCGCGCAATTGCCGCCGTACCGGCGGCCGGTGAACATGATGTTCCAGTCCTACGCGCTGTTCCCGCACATGACGGTCGAGGCGAACGTCGCCTACGGGCTGCGGCAGGAAGGCGTGCGCAAGGCCGAACTGAAGGAGCGCGTGCGCGATGCGCTCGAACTCGTGCAGATGAGCCGCTACGCGGGCCGCAAGCCGTACCAGCTGTCGGGCGGCCAGCAGCAGCGCGTCGCGCTGGCGCGCTCGCTCGTCAAGCGGCCGAAGCTGCTACTGCTCGACGAGCCGATGTCGGCGCTCGACAAGCAGATCCGCCAGCGCACCCAGATCGAGCTCGTCAATATCCTCGACAAGGTCGGCGTCACCTGCATCATGGTCACGCACGACCAGGAGGAGGCAATGACGATGGCCAACCGCATTGCCGTGATGAGCGAGGGCGAGATCGTGCAGATCGGCGCGCCGCGCGAGGTCTACGAATATCCGAACAGCCGCTTCTCGGCCGAGTTCATCGGCTCGACCAATCTGTTCGAGGGCAAGGTGGTGGAGGACGAGCCCGACTACGTGTTCATCGAGTCGCCGGACCTGCCGTGCCGCATGCACGTGAGCCACGGCATCACCGGCCCGCTCGGCATGGCGGTGACGGTCTCGGTGCGCCCCGAGCGCATCGCGCTCACGCGCAAGCCGGGCGAGGGCGCCTACAACTGGGCGCACGGCGTGGTCACGAACGTGGCCTACATGGGCGGCTACTCGCTGTATCACATCAAGCTCGATTCCGGCAAGACGGTGATCGCCAACGTGACGAGCCTCGCGCTCTCGGAGATCGACACGCCGCAGTGGAACGACGAGATCTACGTGCGCTGGAGCGCCTCGGCCGGCGTGGTGCTGACCTCATGA
- a CDS encoding phospholipase A, with the protein MRHRSRRRFALPRRALAALIPAASLAGAAIPAHATVSLVQPAREAAASAPLTLTLIYADDDRAPLAVTTPDSLEVTVTGAEQAPVTVRLAREPGLPARFTLRAGQFRKVRFSAPWPDSARGTVTITPVGFDASAAVVSLDRGPNQARVAQAEAAEARQTTPAGVAAAATHVAATAGTPLPTADALTTGSQGLLSRISYYEPMFIGAGVNGDVTAKLQLSFKYRLHMPDDPSSRALLDNLYFGYTQTSIWDLSADSSPFRDTSYKPRLFYYVADTGLRSNWFTRMGFAAGIGHESNGKAGSDSRSLNIAFVQPTWEFGDLSDYHLQVSPMLYYYVGISDNRDIADYRGYMDLLVKYGSPDGWQLATTLRKGTHHWYGSVDTQLSYPLAKLFGNAWGGYLWLGFFDGYGEDLLDYNHRQHWIARVGVSIAR; encoded by the coding sequence ATGCGCCATCGCTCCCGCCGTCGCTTCGCCCTGCCCCGCCGCGCGCTCGCCGCGCTGATCCCCGCTGCCTCGCTCGCCGGCGCCGCGATACCCGCGCACGCCACCGTGTCGCTCGTGCAGCCGGCGCGCGAGGCCGCCGCCAGCGCACCGCTCACGCTGACGCTGATCTATGCGGACGACGACCGCGCGCCGCTCGCGGTCACCACGCCGGACTCGCTCGAGGTGACCGTTACCGGCGCCGAGCAGGCGCCGGTAACGGTGCGGCTCGCTCGCGAGCCGGGCCTGCCGGCACGCTTCACGTTGCGCGCCGGCCAGTTCCGCAAGGTGCGATTTTCCGCGCCATGGCCCGACAGCGCGCGCGGCACGGTGACCATCACGCCGGTCGGCTTCGACGCCTCGGCCGCCGTGGTGTCGCTCGATCGCGGCCCGAACCAGGCGCGCGTCGCGCAGGCCGAAGCGGCGGAAGCGCGCCAGACGACACCGGCCGGCGTGGCCGCGGCCGCCACCCACGTCGCCGCGACGGCCGGCACGCCGCTGCCGACGGCCGACGCGCTGACCACCGGCTCGCAGGGGCTGCTGTCGAGAATCTCGTACTACGAACCGATGTTCATCGGCGCGGGCGTAAACGGCGACGTCACCGCCAAGCTGCAACTGAGCTTCAAGTACCGCTTGCACATGCCCGACGATCCGTCGTCGCGCGCGCTGCTCGACAACCTGTATTTCGGCTATACGCAGACCTCGATCTGGGATCTGTCGGCCGATTCGAGCCCGTTCCGCGACACCAGCTACAAGCCGCGACTGTTCTATTACGTGGCCGACACCGGCCTGCGCAGCAACTGGTTCACGCGGATGGGATTCGCGGCCGGGATCGGCCACGAGTCGAATGGCAAGGCCGGTAGCGACTCGCGCAGCCTGAACATCGCGTTCGTGCAGCCGACCTGGGAGTTCGGCGATCTGTCGGATTACCACCTGCAGGTGTCGCCGATGCTCTACTACTACGTCGGCATCAGCGACAACCGCGACATCGCCGACTATCGCGGCTACATGGATCTGCTCGTCAAGTACGGCAGCCCGGACGGCTGGCAACTGGCGACGACGCTGCGCAAGGGCACCCACCACTGGTATGGCAGCGTCGACACGCAGCTGTCGTATCCGCTCGCGAAACTGTTCGGCAATGCCTGGGGCGGCTATCTGTGGCTCGGCTTCTTCGACGGCTACGGCGAGGATCTGCTCGACTACAACCACCGCCAGCACTGGATCGCGCGCGTCGGCGTGAGCATCGCGCGCTGA
- a CDS encoding OmpW/AlkL family protein, whose translation MKEKIRCLVSAIAATASFAMIPSVSHAASPGDGIAAGDFLARLRAIEIAPADRGSGTLSAIQAGVNNAIVPELDFTYMIRDYLGVELILGTSRHQVNSSLGHLGGVNVLPPTLLLQYHFNHAGKVRPYIGAGLNYTYFYNDGLNVGGEGVAVHRSSFGPALQFGVDVQVTKRFFVNVDLKKIWMHTDATLGGQPIGRLHLDPIIVGLGVGMKF comes from the coding sequence ATGAAAGAAAAAATTCGCTGTCTGGTTTCAGCCATTGCCGCTACCGCAAGCTTCGCGATGATCCCATCGGTTTCACATGCCGCATCGCCAGGCGACGGCATTGCCGCGGGTGACTTCCTCGCGCGCCTGCGCGCGATCGAAATCGCTCCCGCGGATCGCGGCAGCGGCACGCTGTCGGCGATCCAGGCCGGTGTGAACAATGCCATCGTCCCCGAGCTCGATTTCACCTACATGATCCGCGACTATCTCGGCGTCGAGTTGATCCTCGGTACGTCGCGGCATCAGGTCAATTCGAGCCTCGGTCATCTCGGCGGCGTGAACGTGCTGCCGCCCACGCTGCTGCTGCAGTACCACTTCAACCACGCGGGCAAGGTCCGGCCGTATATCGGCGCGGGCCTGAACTACACGTATTTCTACAACGACGGCCTCAACGTCGGAGGCGAGGGCGTCGCGGTCCACCGGAGCAGCTTCGGGCCGGCCCTGCAATTCGGCGTCGACGTTCAGGTCACGAAGCGCTTCTTCGTGAACGTCGACCTGAAGAAAATCTGGATGCATACCGACGCGACGCTCGGCGGCCAGCCGATCGGGCGCCTTCACCTCGATCCGATCATTGTCGGCTTGGGCGTGGGTATGAAGTTCTGA
- a CDS encoding NAD(P)H-dependent flavin oxidoreductase gives MTISSSFPPLMIRGRALLPIVQGGMGIGISAHRLAGSVAREGALGTIASIDLRHHHADLLERCRANPVRDTFDAANLEALRREISRARTWSEGRGMIAVNVMKAVRAHADYVRVACEAGADAIVMGAGLPLDLPDMTEGHDIALVPILSDSRGIALVLKKWMKKGRLPDAIVIEHPAHAGGHLGVGNIEEMHDARFSFARVLEEASEAIRALGLARESIPLIVAGGINSHEAVRAALALGANGVQLGTPFAVTEEGDAHPAFKHVLTHAQPEDIVEFVSVTGLPARAVRTPWLDRYLRHEARIRAKLGAFRQRCPTAFECLSVCGLRDGVERFGHFCIDTRLAAALRGDVANGLFFRGREALPFGEAIRSVRDLLALLLTGAAPESATNRPMFSLA, from the coding sequence ATGACCATTTCCAGTTCCTTTCCGCCGCTCATGATCCGCGGCCGTGCGCTGCTGCCCATCGTGCAGGGCGGCATGGGTATCGGCATTTCTGCGCACCGGCTGGCCGGCAGCGTCGCGCGGGAGGGAGCGCTCGGCACGATCGCGAGCATCGATCTGCGGCACCACCATGCCGATCTGCTCGAACGCTGCCGGGCCAACCCCGTGCGCGACACCTTCGATGCCGCGAACCTCGAGGCGCTGCGCCGCGAGATCAGCCGCGCCCGCACCTGGAGCGAGGGCCGCGGGATGATCGCAGTCAACGTGATGAAGGCGGTGCGCGCGCATGCCGACTACGTACGCGTGGCCTGCGAAGCGGGCGCCGATGCGATCGTGATGGGTGCGGGCCTGCCGCTCGATCTGCCCGACATGACCGAAGGCCACGACATCGCCCTGGTCCCGATCCTGTCCGACAGCCGCGGCATCGCGCTGGTGCTGAAGAAATGGATGAAGAAGGGACGCCTGCCCGACGCGATCGTGATCGAGCATCCGGCGCATGCGGGCGGCCATCTCGGCGTCGGCAACATCGAGGAGATGCACGACGCGCGCTTCTCGTTCGCGCGCGTGCTGGAGGAGGCGAGCGAGGCGATCCGCGCGCTCGGGCTCGCCCGCGAATCGATCCCGCTGATCGTGGCGGGCGGCATCAACAGCCATGAAGCGGTGCGCGCGGCGCTGGCGCTCGGCGCGAACGGCGTGCAGCTCGGCACGCCGTTCGCCGTCACCGAGGAAGGCGATGCGCATCCGGCCTTCAAGCACGTGCTCACGCACGCGCAGCCCGAGGACATCGTCGAATTCGTCAGCGTGACCGGGCTGCCGGCGCGTGCCGTGCGCACGCCCTGGCTCGATCGCTATCTGCGCCACGAGGCCCGCATTCGCGCCAAGCTCGGCGCGTTCCGGCAGCGCTGCCCAACCGCGTTCGAATGCCTGTCCGTGTGCGGCTTGCGCGACGGCGTCGAACGCTTCGGACACTTCTGCATCGATACGCGGCTTGCCGCCGCGTTGCGCGGCGACGTGGCCAACGGCCTGTTCTTCCGCGGCCGCGAGGCGCTGCCGTTCGGCGAGGCGATCCGCAGCGTGCGCGATCTGCTCGCGTTGTTGCTGACCGGCGCGGCACCCGAGTCTGCGACAAACCGCCCCATGTTCTCTCTGGCTTGA
- a CDS encoding ABC-F family ATPase — MLSTANITMQFGPKPLFENISVKFGEGNRYGLIGANGCGKSTFMKILGGDLEPSGGNVALEPNVRLGKLRQDQFAYEDVRVLDVVMQGHTEMWAAMTERDAIYANPDATDDDYMHAAELEAKFAEFGGYDAEARAGALLLGIGIDEKYHNGPMSEVAPGWKLRVLLAQALFSKPDVLLLDEPTNNLDINSIRWLEDTLNQYNSTMIIISHDRHFLNSVCTHMADMDFGTLKVWPGNYDDYMLASAQARERQANANARAKERVAELQDFVRRFSANKSKARQATSRAKQIDKIKIEEFKPSSRQNPFIRFEFEKKLHNIAVVAEAITKKYDRTIFSNFNLSVQPGERIAIIGENGAGKTTLLRTLRGQIKPDHGTVKWAENASVGYMPQDTYEEFPDDVTLMEWIDDYRKEGDDETAVRGTLGRLLFSADDIKKSVKVLSGGEKGRMIWGKLMLGRHNVLLMDEPTNHMDMESIESLQIALEKFEGTLIFVSHDREFVSGLANRIIEVRTDGTLNDFGGNYEDFLATQEKA; from the coding sequence GTGCTTTCTACCGCCAACATTACGATGCAATTCGGGCCGAAGCCCCTGTTCGAGAACATTTCGGTCAAGTTCGGGGAGGGCAATCGCTACGGCCTGATCGGCGCTAACGGTTGCGGCAAGTCGACCTTCATGAAGATCCTGGGCGGCGATCTCGAGCCCTCGGGCGGCAATGTGGCGCTCGAGCCGAACGTGCGCCTGGGCAAGCTGCGCCAGGACCAGTTCGCCTACGAGGACGTGCGCGTGCTCGACGTGGTGATGCAGGGCCACACCGAGATGTGGGCCGCGATGACCGAGCGCGATGCGATCTACGCCAACCCGGACGCGACCGACGACGATTACATGCATGCGGCCGAGCTGGAGGCGAAGTTTGCCGAGTTCGGTGGCTACGACGCCGAGGCGCGCGCGGGCGCGCTGCTGCTGGGCATCGGCATCGACGAGAAGTATCACAACGGGCCGATGAGCGAGGTCGCGCCGGGCTGGAAGCTGCGGGTGCTGCTCGCCCAGGCGCTGTTCTCGAAGCCGGACGTGCTGCTGCTCGACGAGCCGACCAACAACCTCGACATCAACTCGATCCGTTGGCTGGAAGACACGCTCAACCAGTACAACTCGACGATGATCATCATCTCGCACGATCGTCACTTCCTGAATTCGGTCTGCACCCACATGGCCGACATGGACTTCGGCACGCTGAAGGTCTGGCCGGGCAACTATGACGACTACATGCTCGCCTCGGCGCAGGCGCGCGAGCGTCAGGCCAACGCGAACGCGCGCGCCAAGGAGCGCGTGGCCGAGCTGCAGGACTTCGTGCGCCGCTTCTCGGCGAACAAGTCGAAGGCGCGTCAGGCTACCAGCCGCGCCAAGCAGATCGACAAGATCAAGATCGAGGAATTCAAGCCCTCGTCGCGGCAGAACCCGTTCATCCGCTTCGAGTTCGAGAAGAAGCTGCACAACATCGCGGTGGTGGCCGAGGCCATCACCAAGAAATACGACCGCACCATCTTCAGCAACTTCAACCTGTCGGTGCAGCCGGGCGAGCGCATCGCCATCATCGGCGAGAACGGCGCGGGCAAGACCACGCTGCTGCGCACGCTGCGCGGCCAGATCAAGCCCGATCACGGCACCGTCAAGTGGGCCGAGAACGCGAGCGTCGGCTACATGCCGCAGGACACCTACGAGGAGTTCCCCGACGACGTCACGCTGATGGAGTGGATCGACGACTACCGCAAGGAAGGCGACGACGAGACGGCCGTGCGCGGCACGCTCGGCCGCCTGCTGTTCTCGGCGGACGACATCAAGAAGTCGGTGAAGGTGCTGTCGGGCGGCGAGAAGGGCCGCATGATCTGGGGCAAGCTGATGCTCGGCCGGCACAACGTGCTGCTGATGGACGAGCCGACCAACCACATGGACATGGAGTCGATCGAGTCGCTGCAGATCGCGCTCGAGAAGTTCGAAGGCACGCTGATCTTCGTCTCGCACGACCGCGAGTTCGTCAGCGGCCTGGCCAACCGCATCATCGAGGTGCGCACCGACGGCACGCTCAACGACTTCGGCGGCAACTACGAGGATTTCCTGGCGACGCAGGAAAAGGCCTGA
- a CDS encoding DUF1289 domain-containing protein, which yields MSSNLHDKPDSPCIGVCSTLFDDVCKGCGRTALEVANWVFMSEDEKAAVWERITREGTAMRFQYDRL from the coding sequence ATGAGCTCCAACCTTCACGACAAGCCGGACAGCCCCTGCATCGGCGTCTGCTCGACGCTCTTCGACGACGTCTGCAAGGGCTGCGGGCGCACCGCGCTCGAAGTCGCGAACTGGGTGTTCATGAGCGAGGACGAAAAAGCAGCGGTATGGGAGCGCATCACGCGCGAGGGCACCGCGATGCGCTTCCAGTACGACAGGCTCTGA
- a CDS encoding polyamine ABC transporter substrate-binding protein, which produces MKAKVAGRFVALSLCVAASAAAAKDTQLNVYNWSDYIAKDTIPNFEKQTGVKVRYDNYDSDDTLQAKLLTGNSGYDIVVPTSNYAGKQIAAGIFAPLDKSKLPNLKNLDPQLMALVAGADPGNKYVVPWAYGTTGLGYNVNKAQQILGKVPLDSWDILFKPENISKLKTCGVSVLDAPDQMFAATLHYIGKDPMSTNPADYQAAMQVLKKIRPYITQFNSSGYINDLVGGDICFAFGWSGDVVIAKHRAQEAKKPYKVEYYVPKGGAPVWFDVMAIPKDAKHKEAALEWINYIEDPKVNAAITNAVYYPSANAAARKFVNPDVANDPAVYPPADVVKTLFLLKPLPPEIQRLQTRLWTELKSGR; this is translated from the coding sequence ATGAAAGCAAAGGTGGCAGGCCGGTTCGTGGCGCTCTCGCTTTGTGTGGCCGCGTCGGCGGCTGCGGCGAAGGATACGCAGCTCAACGTGTACAACTGGTCCGACTACATTGCCAAGGACACGATCCCGAACTTCGAGAAACAGACGGGCGTGAAGGTCCGTTACGACAACTACGACAGCGACGACACGCTGCAGGCCAAGCTGCTCACCGGCAACTCGGGCTACGACATCGTGGTGCCGACCAGCAACTACGCGGGCAAGCAGATTGCTGCCGGCATCTTCGCGCCGCTCGACAAATCGAAGCTGCCGAACCTCAAGAACCTCGATCCGCAGCTGATGGCGCTGGTGGCCGGTGCCGATCCCGGCAACAAGTACGTGGTGCCCTGGGCCTACGGCACCACGGGCCTCGGCTACAACGTGAACAAGGCGCAGCAGATCCTCGGCAAGGTGCCGCTCGACAGCTGGGACATCCTGTTCAAGCCGGAAAACATCTCGAAGCTGAAGACGTGCGGCGTGTCGGTGCTCGACGCGCCCGACCAGATGTTCGCCGCCACGTTGCACTACATCGGCAAGGATCCGATGAGCACCAACCCGGCCGACTATCAGGCCGCGATGCAGGTGCTCAAGAAGATCCGCCCGTACATCACGCAGTTCAACTCGTCGGGCTATATCAACGACCTGGTCGGCGGCGACATCTGCTTCGCGTTCGGCTGGTCCGGCGACGTCGTGATCGCCAAGCATCGCGCGCAGGAAGCGAAGAAACCGTACAAGGTCGAGTACTACGTGCCGAAGGGCGGCGCGCCGGTCTGGTTCGACGTGATGGCGATCCCGAAGGACGCGAAGCACAAGGAAGCGGCTCTCGAATGGATCAACTACATCGAGGATCCGAAGGTCAACGCGGCGATCACGAACGCGGTCTATTACCCGAGCGCCAACGCGGCGGCGCGCAAGTTCGTGAACCCGGACGTGGCCAACGATCCGGCCGTCTATCCGCCCGCCGACGTGGTCAAGACGCTGTTCCTGCTCAAGCCGCTGCCGCCGGAAATCCAGCGCCTGCAGACCCGGCTCTGGACGGAACTGAAATCGGGGCGCTGA
- a CDS encoding AsmA family protein, whose amino-acid sequence MTLPRVIGKTAAWIIGILVVLIVALVVFIVTFDWNRARPWINQRVSTEIGRPFAIRGDLKVGWQRPRDETGWRAWVPWPSVTANDIAIGNPDWTRSPQFATLDAARFELAVLPLLAHRVVIPSIDIVNPALDVERLADGRNNWTFQFKQSGEPSTWKVELHDFGFAKGTVTYRDAITKADLKIAIDTLGQPIPLGEVMKQQEAASREASAQRIGRAGATQLAKKVEAASAAAAASAAAAASAASAASAAAPGVPAAASGASAGRADGASGAAAAPPAYAFGLVVHGRYKGVPIDGTGKIGGVLALRDTRRPFPLQADLKAGDTRLAIVGTLTDPMQLAAIDLRLWLQGASMSHLYALTGVTLPDTPPYATDGRLVGRFRRNASTFRYENFDGRVGGSDLHGTLVYAQGSPRPKLSVELVSNLLRFSDLGPVVGADSTASKRARGNATKQPADRVLPVETFRTDRWKALDADVKFTGRQLIKDKALPISDLYTHIVMQDGVLSLMPLRFGVAGGTLSTDARLDGSTVPLKGRFSVAARHLELKQLFPTVKVMQSALGEINGDATLAATGNSPAALAATSTGELKALATDGAISRLLMEAAGLNVANVVYEKLFGNRDVKINCAAVDFVATDGILNSKLFALDTDDAVIRVDGNLDLRNEGIDLGIHPQTKGFRVFSLRSPLYVKGTFKNPKVGVNVGALALRAGAAVGLGILNPFAALIPLIAPSHNRDVPCSELFSQLKASPQAKAAAAHKR is encoded by the coding sequence ATGACGCTTCCACGAGTCATCGGCAAAACGGCGGCCTGGATCATCGGCATCCTCGTGGTGCTGATCGTTGCGCTCGTCGTCTTCATCGTCACCTTCGACTGGAATCGCGCGCGCCCCTGGATCAACCAGCGTGTGAGCACCGAAATCGGCCGGCCGTTCGCGATCCGCGGCGATCTGAAGGTGGGCTGGCAACGCCCGCGGGACGAGACCGGCTGGCGCGCATGGGTGCCCTGGCCGAGCGTCACCGCCAACGACATCGCGATCGGCAACCCCGACTGGACCCGGTCGCCGCAATTCGCGACGCTCGACGCCGCCCGCTTCGAGCTGGCCGTGCTGCCGCTGCTCGCGCACCGCGTGGTGATTCCCTCGATCGACATCGTCAATCCCGCGCTCGACGTCGAGCGGCTCGCCGACGGGCGCAACAATTGGACGTTCCAGTTCAAGCAGTCGGGCGAACCGTCGACCTGGAAGGTCGAGCTTCACGACTTCGGCTTCGCCAAGGGGACGGTCACCTATCGCGACGCGATCACCAAGGCCGACCTGAAGATCGCGATCGATACGCTCGGTCAGCCGATTCCGCTCGGCGAAGTGATGAAGCAGCAGGAGGCGGCCTCGCGCGAGGCGTCGGCGCAGCGCATCGGCCGGGCCGGCGCGACGCAGCTGGCGAAGAAGGTGGAGGCAGCGTCCGCAGCGGCGGCCGCTTCAGCCGCTGCGGCGGCGTCCGCAGCCTCGGCCGCGAGCGCGGCCGCCCCCGGCGTGCCGGCCGCCGCGTCCGGCGCCTCGGCGGGCCGGGCGGACGGCGCCAGCGGCGCGGCCGCGGCGCCGCCCGCCTATGCGTTCGGCCTCGTGGTTCACGGCCGCTACAAGGGCGTGCCGATCGACGGCACCGGCAAGATCGGCGGCGTGCTGGCGCTGCGCGACACCCGCCGGCCGTTTCCGCTGCAGGCCGACCTGAAGGCCGGCGACACGCGCCTGGCGATCGTCGGCACGCTGACCGACCCGATGCAGCTGGCGGCGATCGACCTGCGGCTCTGGCTGCAGGGCGCGAGCATGTCGCATCTGTATGCGCTGACGGGCGTGACGCTGCCCGACACGCCGCCCTATGCCACCGACGGCCGTCTGGTGGGCCGTTTCCGCCGCAACGCCAGCACGTTCCGCTACGAGAACTTCGACGGCCGGGTGGGCGGCAGCGACCTGCACGGCACGCTGGTCTACGCCCAGGGCTCGCCGCGGCCGAAGCTGTCGGTCGAGCTGGTGTCCAACCTGCTGCGCTTTTCCGACCTCGGGCCGGTGGTGGGGGCCGACAGCACCGCGAGCAAGCGCGCGCGGGGCAATGCCACCAAGCAGCCGGCCGACCGCGTGCTGCCGGTCGAGACGTTCCGCACCGACCGCTGGAAGGCGCTCGACGCGGACGTGAAGTTCACGGGCCGCCAGCTGATCAAGGACAAGGCGCTGCCGATCTCGGACCTCTACACCCACATCGTGATGCAGGACGGCGTGCTGTCGCTGATGCCGCTGCGCTTCGGCGTGGCGGGCGGCACGCTGTCCACCGACGCACGCCTCGACGGCAGTACGGTGCCGCTCAAGGGGCGCTTCTCGGTGGCTGCGCGCCACCTGGAGCTCAAGCAGCTGTTCCCGACCGTGAAGGTGATGCAGTCGGCGCTCGGCGAGATCAACGGCGACGCGACGCTCGCGGCCACCGGCAATTCGCCCGCCGCGCTGGCCGCCACTTCGACGGGCGAGCTGAAGGCGCTCGCCACCGACGGCGCGATCAGCCGGCTGCTGATGGAGGCGGCCGGGCTCAACGTCGCGAACGTGGTCTACGAGAAGCTGTTCGGCAACCGCGACGTGAAGATCAACTGCGCGGCCGTCGATTTCGTCGCCACCGACGGCATCCTGAACTCGAAGCTGTTCGCGCTCGACACCGACGACGCCGTGATCCGCGTGGACGGCAATCTCGACCTGCGCAACGAGGGCATCGATCTCGGCATCCATCCGCAGACCAAGGGCTTTCGCGTGTTCTCGCTGCGCTCGCCGCTCTACGTGAAGGGCACCTTCAAGAACCCGAAGGTGGGCGTCAATGTCGGCGCGCTCGCGCTGCGCGCCGGCGCCGCGGTGGGGCTCGGCATCCTCAACCCGTTCGCGGCGCTGATTCCGCTGATCGCGCCGAGCCACAACCGCGACGTGCCGTGCTCGGAATTGTTCTCGCAGCTGAAGGCGTCGCCGCAGGCGAAGGCTGCCGCGGCGCACAAGCGGTGA
- a CDS encoding ABC transporter permease subunit, translating to MSALSWIVWWPARRLGLSGRSAVIAGPFLWLVLFFLVPFVLVVKISFAELELGIPPYTELTSFADGVLNIKLNFSHYAFLFTDSLYFATYVNSVLVAAVTTLLCLLLGYPMAYYIARSNPASRNLLMMAVMLPFWTSFLIRVYAWIGILKNNGLLNNFLLWIGVIHAPIELYRTNTAVYIGMVYTYLPFLVMPLYAHLVKMDLRLLEAAYDLGAKPWKAFLTITLPLSKNGIIAGCLLVFIPAVGEYVIPELLGGANTLMIGRVMWNEFFNNADWPMASAVTCAMVLLLLVPMAVFQHYQAKEAEGRRK from the coding sequence ATGAGCGCTCTGTCCTGGATCGTCTGGTGGCCGGCTCGCAGGCTCGGCCTGAGCGGGCGCTCGGCCGTGATCGCCGGGCCGTTCTTGTGGCTCGTGCTGTTCTTCCTGGTGCCGTTCGTGCTGGTGGTGAAGATCAGCTTCGCCGAGCTCGAACTCGGCATTCCGCCGTACACCGAGCTGACGTCGTTCGCCGACGGCGTGCTCAACATCAAGCTGAACTTCTCGCACTACGCGTTCCTGTTCACCGACAGCCTGTATTTCGCGACCTACGTGAACTCGGTGCTGGTGGCGGCGGTCACGACGCTGCTGTGCCTGCTGCTCGGCTACCCGATGGCCTACTACATCGCGCGCTCGAATCCGGCCTCGCGCAACCTGCTGATGATGGCGGTGATGCTGCCGTTCTGGACCTCGTTCTTGATCCGCGTCTACGCCTGGATCGGCATCCTGAAGAACAACGGCCTGCTCAACAACTTCCTGCTCTGGATCGGCGTGATCCACGCGCCGATCGAGCTGTATCGCACCAACACCGCGGTCTACATCGGCATGGTCTATACCTACCTGCCGTTCCTGGTGATGCCGCTCTACGCGCATCTGGTGAAGATGGACCTGCGACTGCTGGAGGCGGCCTACGACCTCGGCGCCAAGCCGTGGAAGGCGTTCCTGACGATCACGCTGCCGCTCTCGAAGAACGGCATCATCGCCGGCTGCCTGCTGGTGTTCATTCCGGCCGTCGGCGAATACGTGATCCCCGAGCTGCTCGGCGGCGCGAACACGCTGATGATCGGCCGCGTGATGTGGAACGAGTTCTTCAACAACGCCGACTGGCCGATGGCCTCGGCCGTGACCTGCGCGATGGTGCTGCTGCTGCTCGTGCCGATGGCGGTCTTCCAGCATTACCAGGCCAAGGAAGCGGAGGGCCGTCGCAAATGA